The following coding sequences are from one Mycoplasma tullyi window:
- a CDS encoding ECF transporter S component family protein yields the protein MQKIRLQEELGVAKKSINKTAIIKFFLPFWPLKLRYNIYLISFLAIFIALKVILGLFVVRIGPTISLGISWVGLALIGWIFGIVAAIPIGFLTDALSFFLGGGDVWYWLFAIQEPMIIFTAGLFGSIYRIRRNYASNFWDFVFQQILILGFCVVGFIFLSLYNNPETNRFLVRNNSFGTTLSMVFMALFFVFSEITSWLLYLKNRKTKESIKLFLYVSTMMITLSILYSLVLGTIAINEYLINVVHQKPKTRDFILSAFLIPRVIKETLRLPILIICVIALIKISEPYLQNFFNLSRLRW from the coding sequence TTGCAAAAAATAAGATTGCAAGAAGAACTAGGTGTCGCTAAAAAGTCAATCAACAAAACAGCGATCATCAAGTTTTTTTTACCGTTTTGACCACTTAAGTTAAGATACAACATTTACCTAATTTCTTTTTTAGCAATTTTTATTGCTCTTAAAGTTATCTTAGGACTTTTTGTCGTTCGTATTGGACCAACAATTAGTTTGGGGATTTCTTGAGTTGGATTGGCTTTAATAGGTTGGATTTTTGGGATAGTAGCAGCCATACCGATTGGTTTTTTAACTGACGCATTATCGTTCTTTTTAGGCGGTGGTGATGTTTGGTATTGATTGTTTGCCATTCAAGAACCGATGATTATTTTTACAGCTGGCTTGTTTGGTTCGATTTATAGAATTAGAAGAAACTATGCTTCAAACTTCTGGGATTTTGTTTTCCAACAAATCTTAATCCTGGGTTTTTGTGTAGTTGGATTTATCTTCTTATCTTTATATAACAATCCTGAAACCAATCGTTTCTTAGTTAGAAACAATTCATTTGGAACCACTTTAAGTATGGTTTTCATGGCTTTGTTTTTTGTTTTTTCAGAAATAACAAGTTGATTGCTATATCTAAAAAACCGGAAAACAAAAGAGTCCATTAAGTTGTTCTTGTATGTTTCAACGATGATGATAACTTTATCGATCTTGTATTCATTAGTATTAGGAACAATTGCTATTAACGAATACTTGATTAATGTCGTGCACCAAAAACCTAAAACAAGAGACTTTATTCTAAGTGCCTTTTTAATTCCAAGAGTAATTAAAGAGACATTAAGATTACCAATCTTAATTATCTGTGTGATTGCACTAATTAAGATCTCAGAACCTTATTTACAGAACTTTTTCAACCTATCGCGTTTACGTTGATAA
- a CDS encoding DUF3713 domain-containing protein, which produces MFKNKKHKILAASFLLSGVTVISMVASSCSVAANNPVVEGLFKTKQHPENFSNSSAGSFNAVLQNSLETDQGFNDFARFLIANSLADWYSNNASNSIMQKYRDWEKDAETKLESETTSLRNQFRRNFEIRRQTDLFDPNGGTADSYKRRQVLTNVFTDFSSMVFQNNYLGYFDDKNKKVDNPLIDVISKPENWKNFKFYSEGYVDRRSVLNDNQMFADFQAYVFDQWVKKENPNLVSRIVFTNENIKGGLDQIFDKKVLGDELKPSYSFQAFTDPKDVVDQTSPKLSTGFRQLVANNGLVNYYNKDNFTVDFLNQFSSDSGGKLLMSASEMFNTFDVAFTTAYVQQYQDLTNNVDKDNGVVSVTLDPNNIMKNFIFANSTDANSAYSTTLDLTSNDPQLKELSEKVKSSILVDKIADNSYYDIYKQYAEGKASLHEYIRPTSSDADANNIEKQFILSRGKDGIHIMAIDGANYYLTGNARNVDKQKEFLLFRNQLVKNPDFSKFFSEKSYQFNILDPIKKYYEDHNVTLTIEFLLNAIDNKDSFLHKPGNEALLASLTKASSILKDLVKSKVDYDYALKVRNDAINAREKIIERAGMFDNLIKNNKTPEVGIAGKLPHPAAADGSYVGIESYYKDLLIENKLLPADTLTTKDQGLSKLFDQVVNDTKTKYFQAAKVAAEGLLLNGVASYQFSQNVFVDSRYDPQYSLAANLAINTTIALPTSTNDFKRQFYLNDQRFTNFYDPKTNQFKDFEGLTADQIKSVVNFYFIQSTWASQTNKVKYGSWTTKAEYDTVLNNYFDNERMISNLNDDARLNYLRYLNTFRYLIQDNLAEFKRILSTQITRGVSANVSWTLTNGTKLDDNGNIASTQDKINFTNFIANPNYLQGTSLNFANLNKAANNNPNSNANNIDYSTTDNNVTAYGFNGLSIANANNTNLNSEVKSVLFDNFEQSGQNGVLYAFGGSLEDVVNYVNTLTTNRELDAFVELLRRAQVNINLFDTDANGMALSAEQRKANLISQLSDTKILPADVYTKFVGYVGNNKVASTDFTTQPETFVPFTAAKSLLNWTTYIKQINFKEVAELGGESWLTKPENRLGLSVNELLSIVARYAFDSSYQNNAELAIINQQSLIDVNDKRLYDALGLRWVMRNS; this is translated from the coding sequence ATGTTTAAAAACAAAAAACACAAAATTCTTGCAGCTTCCTTCTTATTAAGTGGTGTAACTGTAATAAGTATGGTGGCTAGTAGTTGTTCTGTTGCTGCTAACAATCCGGTTGTTGAAGGTTTATTTAAAACCAAACAACATCCCGAAAATTTTAGCAACTCTAGTGCAGGCTCGTTTAATGCTGTTTTGCAAAATTCATTAGAAACTGATCAAGGTTTCAATGATTTTGCTAGATTTCTAATCGCCAACTCACTAGCAGATTGATACAGCAATAATGCTTCAAACAGCATTATGCAAAAATATCGCGATTGAGAAAAAGATGCTGAAACTAAACTTGAATCTGAAACAACTTCACTAAGAAATCAGTTTAGAAGAAATTTTGAAATCAGAAGACAAACAGATCTTTTTGACCCTAATGGTGGAACTGCTGATAGTTACAAACGTAGACAAGTTTTAACTAACGTGTTTACTGATTTTTCATCAATGGTTTTCCAAAACAACTACTTAGGTTATTTCGATGACAAAAATAAAAAGGTTGATAACCCTTTAATTGATGTAATCAGTAAACCTGAAAATTGAAAAAACTTTAAGTTTTATTCAGAAGGTTATGTTGATAGAAGATCAGTTCTAAACGATAACCAAATGTTTGCAGATTTCCAAGCATACGTTTTTGATCAATGAGTTAAAAAAGAAAATCCGAACTTAGTTTCTCGGATCGTATTTACTAATGAAAATATCAAAGGTGGTTTAGATCAGATTTTTGATAAAAAAGTTTTAGGTGATGAACTAAAACCTAGTTATAGTTTCCAAGCATTTACAGATCCTAAAGATGTAGTTGATCAAACATCACCTAAACTATCAACTGGATTTAGACAATTAGTAGCTAACAATGGTTTAGTTAACTATTACAACAAAGATAACTTCACTGTTGACTTCTTAAATCAATTTTCATCAGACTCTGGTGGTAAGTTGTTAATGAGCGCAAGTGAAATGTTCAACACATTTGATGTTGCTTTCACCACGGCTTATGTTCAACAATATCAAGATTTAACTAATAATGTTGATAAGGATAATGGGGTTGTTTCAGTTACATTAGATCCTAACAACATCATGAAGAATTTCATTTTTGCTAATTCAACTGATGCAAATTCTGCTTATTCAACGACATTAGATTTAACTTCTAATGATCCACAATTAAAAGAACTTTCAGAAAAAGTTAAATCAAGTATCTTAGTTGATAAAATTGCTGATAACAGTTACTACGACATATACAAACAATACGCAGAAGGTAAAGCTAGCCTTCACGAATACATCAGACCAACTTCATCTGATGCAGATGCAAATAATATCGAAAAACAATTCATCTTATCTCGTGGAAAAGATGGGATTCACATCATGGCAATCGATGGGGCTAATTACTATCTAACTGGTAATGCTAGAAACGTTGATAAGCAAAAAGAGTTCTTATTATTTAGAAATCAATTAGTTAAAAATCCCGACTTCTCTAAATTCTTTAGTGAAAAATCTTACCAATTTAACATCTTAGATCCAATTAAGAAATACTATGAAGATCATAATGTTACTTTAACAATTGAATTCTTATTAAATGCAATTGATAATAAAGATTCATTTTTACACAAACCAGGAAACGAAGCTTTATTAGCATCTTTAACTAAAGCTTCATCAATTCTTAAAGATTTAGTTAAATCTAAAGTTGATTATGATTATGCTCTTAAAGTAAGAAACGATGCGATCAATGCTAGAGAAAAGATCATTGAAAGAGCGGGGATGTTTGATAACTTAATTAAAAATAATAAGACCCCAGAAGTTGGAATTGCAGGCAAGTTACCTCACCCAGCAGCTGCAGATGGTTCTTATGTGGGAATTGAAAGTTATTATAAAGATCTATTAATTGAGAATAAGTTATTACCAGCTGATACATTAACAACTAAAGATCAAGGATTAAGTAAATTATTTGATCAAGTTGTTAATGATACTAAGACTAAGTATTTCCAAGCAGCTAAAGTTGCAGCTGAAGGATTATTACTAAATGGTGTAGCTTCTTATCAGTTCTCACAAAATGTCTTTGTTGATTCAAGATATGATCCGCAATATAGTTTGGCAGCTAATCTAGCAATCAACACAACAATCGCATTACCTACATCAACAAATGATTTCAAACGTCAGTTTTATCTAAATGATCAACGTTTTACCAACTTCTATGATCCTAAAACCAATCAGTTTAAAGACTTTGAAGGTTTAACTGCTGATCAGATTAAAAGTGTTGTCAACTTCTATTTCATTCAAAGTACGTGAGCAAGTCAAACTAATAAAGTTAAGTATGGTTCTTGAACTACTAAAGCTGAGTATGATACTGTCTTAAATAATTACTTTGATAATGAAAGAATGATCAGTAATCTTAATGATGATGCTAGATTAAATTATCTAAGATATCTAAATACGTTTAGATACTTAATTCAAGATAATTTAGCTGAGTTTAAGCGAATCTTATCAACTCAAATCACTAGAGGTGTTAGTGCTAATGTTTCATGAACGTTAACTAATGGAACTAAGTTAGATGATAATGGTAATATTGCAAGCACTCAAGATAAGATTAACTTTACAAACTTTATTGCCAACCCTAACTATTTACAAGGAACAAGTTTAAACTTTGCTAATTTAAATAAAGCAGCTAATAATAATCCTAATTCTAATGCTAATAATATTGATTATTCAACTACTGATAACAATGTTACGGCATATGGATTTAATGGTTTAAGTATTGCTAATGCTAATAATACAAATCTAAACAGTGAAGTTAAATCTGTATTATTTGATAACTTCGAACAATCTGGTCAAAACGGGGTGTTATACGCATTTGGTGGTTCACTTGAAGATGTTGTTAATTATGTAAACACATTAACAACAAACCGTGAATTGGATGCGTTTGTTGAATTATTAAGAAGAGCGCAAGTTAATATCAACTTGTTTGATACAGATGCTAATGGAATGGCATTAAGTGCTGAACAAAGAAAAGCTAACTTAATTAGTCAATTAAGTGATACTAAGATCTTGCCAGCTGATGTTTATACGAAGTTTGTTGGTTATGTTGGAAACAACAAAGTTGCTTCAACTGATTTTACAACTCAACCAGAAACTTTTGTTCCATTTACAGCAGCTAAGTCATTATTAAACTGAACGACTTATATTAAGCAAATCAACTTTAAAGAAGTAGCTGAATTAGGTGGTGAATCATGATTAACAAAACCTGAAAATCGTTTAGGTTTATCAGTTAATGAATTACTATCAATTGTTGCACGATATGCATTTGATAGTTCTTACCAAAACAATGCAGAATTAGCGATCATTAATCAGCAATCTTTAATTGATGTTAATGATAAACGCTTATATGATGCACTG